The Brevibacterium atlanticum genome segment TCCTCGCGGCCGAGCAGCCACACGGTGCTGCGCAGGTCGGGCTGACCGCGATCGGGCTCGACTGCGCTGATCACGCTCGCCCAATGTCCGCCCGGGGAGAACTGAGGGTCGTGGACGTCGGACTCCGGGGTCCGCAGCAGGGTCGAGAGCGGCACTTCTCCCGCACCCCGCAGCCCGGCCTTCCCGAGTCCGGGCTCGGCGAGGTCAACGAGGAACGCCCGTGAGGGGCGGTCGGTGGTGTAGCCGAGGCCGTTGGCGAGGTAAGTCGAGGACGAAATCCGTCGCGGAGCCTCCTCGGCGGCGGGGATGTCGTCATCAGAGCCGTAGCGACCGGGTTCGGCCACCCGTGCGGTGTAGAGGGCGCGGCCCCCGGCATCGTCGAGGGCGAATTCGGACACGCCGAGGTGATTGTCCGTGATCTGATGTGCCGACTCCAGAGTGGGGCCGGCGAAGAGCTGAGCGGGGGCCTTCTTCTCCGCCCCGAGGTAGCCCGACCAGTTCCGCCCCACCTGCGGCGCGGAGTCGTTCCACGCGTGGGTGAGCCGGCGGGAGCCATTCTCGGTGAGCGCGAACAGCTGTGACAGGTAGGTGTTCGACTCGAGGTCGGGGCGGCGGATCGTGATGACGGCCTCATCGCCGCGCAGCACGGGGGTCGAGTACTCGGCGAGGGTGTCGAGGTCTTCGGGATTCATCGATTCCATTCTTTCGACAGGCGTGCCTGCACATCGGCGTGCACTTGCGGCAGGGCCTTGGTCTGGGCGATCACGGGCAGGAAGTTCGAGTCTCCGCCCCAGCGTGGGACGACGTGCTGGTGCAGGTGAGCGGCGATGCCGGCGCCCGCGACGGGACCCTGGTTCATTCCCAGGTTGAATCCGTGGGGTCCGGACACGGCACGGATGACGCGCATCGCCTTCTGGGTGAAGTGGGCGACTTCGATCGTCTCGTCCTCGCTCAGCTCGGTGTAGTCGGCCACGTGGCGGTACGGGCAGATGAGCAGGTGGCCCGGGTTGTACGGGTAGAGGTTGAGGACCGCATACACGGTCTCACCGCGGGCGACGATGAGCCCTTCGGCATCATCCTTGCCGGGAGCGGTGCAGAACGGGCATTCCTCCTCGCCGTCGTCCTTCGGTTTGTCCTGACCGTCGATGTAGACCATCCGGTGCGGGGTCCACAGACGTTGGAAGCCGTCGGGTTCGCCGGGGAACCCGGCGGCCGCCTCGGGGAAGGGGATCCCTTCGCCGAGGCTGCCGCCGGATTGGTCCTGTGCCGTCGGGTCAGCGTCCTGGCTCATA includes the following:
- a CDS encoding HIT family protein, encoding MSQDADPTAQDQSGGSLGEGIPFPEAAAGFPGEPDGFQRLWTPHRMVYIDGQDKPKDDGEEECPFCTAPGKDDAEGLIVARGETVYAVLNLYPYNPGHLLICPYRHVADYTELSEDETIEVAHFTQKAMRVIRAVSGPHGFNLGMNQGPVAGAGIAAHLHQHVVPRWGGDSNFLPVIAQTKALPQVHADVQARLSKEWNR